GGTAACGCGGCTTGCCGCCCACCGGGGCCTCTCCACGCGCGCCGAAGACGGTCATCCTGTGGGCCTCGGCGGCGTGGGCCTCGGCCGGTGAGGCGGGCTTGCCAGCCTTGGGGGCGGGAGCCTGCGATTTGTCGCGGCGCGTGCGGAAGCCGGCGGTCAGGCCCTTGCGGGGGGGCTGTGTCGTGTCCGGGGCCGCATCGGCGGCGGGCGTGCTGTCGCCGGGGCCGTCGTGCAGGCGCGCGTCGGGGTCGGGGTGCAGCGAGGCCCCGAGATCGGCGGCGGTCCCCTCGGGCAGGGCGGCATCCGGCGTTCCGGTGACCGGGGCGGCGGGTTTCGCCGGTGGCTTGCCCCCCCGTGCGGCCCCGGCAAGTTTCGGTGCGCTGGCGGGGGCTTCGGCAGCGCGGCTGGCCCGGATCGAGGTGAAGGCCGCCGGGGCTGTTTCCTCGGGCGCGGGGGCCGCGGGGGCCTCTGTGTCCGGCGCGTCTTCGGCCGCGCTATCCTTCTCGTCGGTCTCGGGGGCCTTGGTCTCGGCCTCCGGGGCGGGCGTGCTGTCCGCCTCCGTCGCAGGTTCCGGCGTGTTTTCCTCGGGCTGATCCTCGGCCTCGGGTTCCCCCTCGATCACGGGCCCTTCCGTCACCGGCAGGCTGGCGGCGCCAAGGATGCGCACCGGCGCGTTGTCGCGGGTGAGGGATTCGCCCTCCAGCAGACTGTCGGCCTCCGATGTCTCGCCAAAGAAGGGTTCGCCCACGAAATCCCCGGTCTCGGGGATGGCGACGAAACACAGCGCGTTGAAAGCATGATCGCGGGCGAAATGTTCCGCCTCGGTCAGGGTTTCGCGGGCCACGGCGGCGACATGCACCTGCCCGGCGCCGACAGACCAGTCATAGACCAACTCATCGAGGCTATAGGGCGTCGTGCCGTCGAGGTGGCGGCGCACCTCGTCTTGCAGGGCGTCGCCGGTGGCGGTGCCTTCCTCGAAGGAGAGGTACTTGATCTGTTCGTTGGGAATGACGAGTTTCGTGGTCATCCCGCTGGGATCGAGCGCGCGCGCCTTTTCCCGCAGGTCGCCAAGCGCGGCGGTCAGGTCATCACTGTCAAGCGCCACCTCGCCGACAAGATGCCAGCCGGGATGCGCCCGGTGCAACAGGCCTATGCCGTCGAACGAAAGGGTAAGGGCGAAATTCGGTTTCATAAACACCGCTTTAACATCGGTCCTGACAGAGCGGGAGTCACATCCCGCAGGGTTTGGATTTTACAGCAGCTTGCCGCCGAGGCAAAGGGTGGAAGCGAGCGAGACCAAGATGCAAAACTGTCACCCTCGTAGGGTGCGCAAGGGCTGACGCGCATTTATTGCCAGTCTTGCCCCGCGCCACCCTGCCGCCGGATCATCCGCATATCGGGGTGGTCGAAGAGCACATCGCCAAGCTGGCCTGACCAAACCCCAAACCGTACAAAACGCACGTCCGTTTTGTACGCTTCCCCACCGTGCGCCCTCTTAATCCGCACCGCGCGCCGCCCCGGCACCGAGGTGATGCCGACGTTATACCGGCGCGCTACAGCCCGCCCGAAATCGCGCCTCGCCCTTGTTAACAAAGCAAAACGGGCCCCGAATCGCTCGGGGCCCGTTTGTCATTCACAACCTGTTAACTTGCTTAGGCCGTGGCCTTCGCCAAAGCCTGTTCCAGATCGGCGATGATGTCGTCGGCGTCCTCGATGCCGATGGAAATCCGCACCACGTTGGGCGCGGCCCCGGCGGCGATCTGTTGCTCTTCGCTCAGCTGCCTGTGGGTGGTCGAGGCCGAGTGGATAATGAGCGACCGGGTGTCGCCCAAGTTGGCCACGTGGCTAAACAGCTCAAGGCTATCCACCAGTTTCACGCAGGCGTCATAGCCGCCTTTCAGCGCCACGGTGAACAGCCCGCCCGCGCCCTTGGGGCATATGCGTTCGACCCGGTCGTGATAGGGTGAGGAGGGCAGGCCCGCATAGGTAACCCCTTCTACCGCCTCGTGTTTTTCCAGCCATCCGGCGACCTTTTCGGCGTTCTCGACGTGTTTCTGCATCCGCAAGGACAGGGTTTCGATCCCCATCAGCGTGTAATGCGCCGCCTGCGGGTTGAGGGTCATGCCGAGGTCGCGCAGGCCCACGGCGATGCCGTGGAAGGTAAAGGCCAGCGGGCCGAAGGTCTCGTGGAACTTGAGGCCGTGGTAGGCGGGTTCCGGTTCGCTGAGCGAGGGGAACTTGCCCGAGGCGGACCAGTCGAAATTGCCCGAATCCACCACGCAGCCGCCGGTGACGGTGCCGTTGCCGGTCAGGAACTTGGTCATGGAGTGCACGACCAGCGTCGCGCCATGTTCGATGGGGCGGCACAGGTAGGGCGTGGCCGAGGTGTTATCGACGATCAGCGGCAGGCCCGCCTTGTCGGCAATGGCCGAAATCGCATCAAGATCAGTGATATAGCCGCCCGGGTTGGCGATGGATTCGCAGAACACCGCGCGGGTATCCTCGTTAATCGCCGCCTCCACGGCGTCGAGATCGTCGAAGTCCACGAATGTCGCCGACCAGCCGAAGCGCTTGATAGTTTGGCTGAATTGCGTGATCGAGCCGCCGTAAAGCCGGGTGGAGACCACCACGTTCAGGCCCGGACCCATCAGCGGGAACAGCGCCATGATCTGCGCCGCGTGCCCCGAGGAGCAGCAGACCGCCCCGGCACCGCCCTCAAGCGTCGCCACACGCTCTTGCAGCGAGGCGACGGTGGGGTTGGTGAGACGCGAATAGATATAGCCCACTTCCTGAAGGTTGAAGAGCGCCGCCGCGTGTTCGGCATCGCGGAAGACATAGGCCGTGGTCTGGTAGATCGGCACCTGACGCGCGCCGGTGGCCGGATCGGGGCGGGCGCCCGCGTGGATTTGCAGGGTGTCGAAGCCGTGTGCCATTCGGTTGGTCCTCTCTGTCGGAATTGCTTGCCAAATGGTTTAGGGCATTGGAGGGTGCGTCACAACTGTGCAGCTTTGGGCAAGGAGGCGATATGGCCTATCCCTTTCATCTGGCGATCAATGTTCGCGATCTGGACGACTCCCGAGAATTTTATTCCGGCCTCATGGGGGCGGTCGAGGGACGATCGACCGATTCATGGGTGGATTTCGATTTTTTCGGTCATCAGTTGAGCCTGCATCTGGGGGAGCCTTTTGCCACGCAGGCCACCGGCAAGGTGGGTGAACATATGGTGCCGATGCCGCATTTCGGGGTCGTCCTGCCCTTGGATGTCTGGCGCGGGGTGGCCGAGCGGCTGGAGGCGGCGGGTGTCGATTTCATCATCCCGCCCTCGGTGCGTTTCGAGGGCGAGCCGGGGGAGCAATGGACGATGTTCTTTCGCGATCCGTCGGGGAACCCTGTCGAGGTGAAGGGATTTGCCGAGATGTCGGGCGTGTTCGACAGCTGATCGTCAGTCGCGGTTCGAAAAACGGCCCCCGAGGGCGGGGGCGGTGCCGGTGAAAAGGTAAAACAGGCTTTCCAGAATCCGGCGCAGCAGGGGTTTGGGCCGCGAGGGCATGTCATCCTGTTGTGTCGTGTCGAACGGGAGCGGGTCCAGCAGTTCGACCGTTTCCGTATCGAGGGCGTCGAGAAACTTCGCCGCCTCATCTGCGCGGGCGGTTTCCACCATGACCGGCACGCCGCCGAGTGCGACCGAGAGGTATTGCACGTTCGACAGTGTGTGAAACCCCGGCACGAAAACCCTGAACCCGGCCCCTTCGAGGGCGGTCACGAGGAGCATGGCCTCGGCCGGGGCGTAGACCTGCGCGATGCGGGTGAGGCCGGGGACCTTCGTAAGCGGCATCAGCGCATCCAGTAGCCGTTGCGGCGGATGCGGTTGCGGATCGCCTGTTCCTTGCGGGGCAGGTCATCGCGATCGAAGAGGTCGCGCACCTTCTGACCGCGGCCATGGTAGATCATGAACTTGATGGCGTCGTGGTTCTTGAGCACCTTCTTGACCGGGTTGGGGGCGGTGACGCGCTCCAATACCTCGACCGTGTGGTCGTTTTCCCTCGCATAGAGCAGGGGCAGGAAGCGGTAGTGGCAGGTCACATCGCCGTCGAGGTAGCCATCGGGCAGGCATCCGTAGCCGCCGCCGAAACTGTGGATCACCAAGGGCAGGGCCACCTGATCGAGCCATGGATCGAGTGATTGGCAAACCAGTTCGGGCGGCGCGTCGTCGCGGATGGCAAGGGCATAGTCGAGAAACCGCTGCCCGAAGGCGCGGGGGCATTCGTAGTAGAAGAACCCGGCGTTGAAATAGAGGTAACGGCGCCAGAATTCATCGGGGTAGGAGGTGTCGAGGGAGCTTTCGAAGTCGAGCCCGAACTTGTCATAAAGCGATTTCCACGTGGCGCTGTAGCCGGGGCCGTAGAGTTGGATTTCGGGCCATGTGTTTTCGCGTTTCATCGAGGCTTGGGGCCGTGAGAAATCGAAGGGAACGGTGGAGATGTCGCCCGTGATCAGCGTATCGGTGTCGAAGAACACGAATGGCTCGCCTTCGGGCATGGCCAACAGGGCTTCGATCTTGTTGCCGTTGGGATAGCCGGAGCCGAAGTGACGGGATTCGAAAGGGATGATCTCGGCGCCGAGGTCTTCGAGGAGGGCGCGGGTTTGCCCGCCGCGCATGCTTGGGTCCTTGTTCCAGAGCGGGCCGTTTTGCGGTTCGGCCACGATCAGGCGCCCTTTGAAGCCGGGGCTCATTTCGCGCAGGGAGGCGGCGAAGATCACGGCCTCGTATTGCAGGCGGCCGCCTTGGCCGACGATGACGATGTTGAATGGCTGTTGAGGCTTTGCCTGTTTCGCCTTTTTGGCCATGCTCACCCTCTGACCCTCGTTATATTTGCGGGCAGTATAGGGGGGATGCGGCACGGGCAGAAGGGGAGAGTTTCGGTGAATTTCGCCTGATTCAGATGTGCAAGTTGTTTTGCTTGCTTTTTGTCCATGCAAGTGGTTATACTTGCGGGTATGTTCGTGGTTCTGACAGGCGATATCGTGGCCTCCTCCGATTTGGATGTCGAGGCGCTTGAGGCGACGCTGGATGGCATTGCCGGCGCGGCGAAGGGCGTTGGCGGTTGGCCGGGTGTGTCCCAATGGGGCTTTGCCCGGCGCGGCGGCGATGCCTGGCAGTTGGCCTTTGACGCGCCTGCGCTGGGCCTGCGGGCGGCGCTTTTCATCAATGCCACGATCCGGCGGCTGGACAAGGCGCGAATGACGCGGATTGCGATGGCCGTGGGCGCAGGGCAGATGCCGGGCAATGATCCGAACGCGGCCCACGGGGCGGGGTTCACCGCCTCGGGGCGGTTGCTGGAGGCGTTGCCTGCGGGCCGTTACCTTGATGATGCGGCGGGCGGCGCGGCGGCGGCCGTGGCGCGGCTGGCCGATCACATCGCGCAGGGATGGACCCCTGCCCAGGCCCGCGCCTTGACCGAGCAATTGCCCCCCGGGGCCGGCACCCGGGCCGAGGCTGCCGCGCGGTTGGGGATCAGCCGGCAAGCGGTGGATCAGGCCCTATGGGCCGCCGGGTTCCCGGCCATCGAAGCGGCCCTTGCGGCCTTGGAGGATGACAAGTGAAACTGCTTTCTTTCGTGCGAGGCAAGTCAATATGGTTGCGGTGACCTCCGGGATGAGCGCCGGTTTCGTTGCGCTTCTTCTGGCGCATGTGCTGGCAGATTTTGTGTTTCAAACCAAGGGGATGGTCGAAAATAAGCGGCATCCCGGTGTCTTTGCCCTGCATATCGGTATCGTTTTTGGCCTGAGCCTTGTGGCGCTGGGCGGGGTGTGGCCGGTGGCCGGGGCGGTGGCGCTGGCGCATCTGGGGATCGACGGGATCAAGACCTATGGGGTTCCCGCGCGATGGCAGGCAACTTTCACCGCGTTCATGCTGGATCAACTGGCGCATCTGATGAGCCTCGTGGCCGCGGTTGCGATTTGGCCCGAGGCCCTTTCAACCGGGTTTTGGGCGCCGTGGCTGACCCTGTTGGTCGGGCCTGCGGTGGTGATCTCGGGGCTGATCCTGACGGTCATTGCAGGGGGCTATGCCGTGGGGTTGATCACCGCGCCCTATGCACGGGCTTTCAAGGCGCAGGGCCTTGAAAACGCGGGGCAGATGATCGGGCGGCTGGAACGGGCGGTGATTTTCCTGCTGATCGCCATAGGCCAGCCTGCGGGGATCGGGTTTCTGATCGCGGCCAAGTCGCTGTTGCGGTTCGAGGCCACCAAGGAGCAGAAGGCCAGCGAATACGTGATTATCGGCACGCTGACATCCTTTGGCTGGGCCTTGGGCATGAGCACGGCGACACTGGCCCTGCTGGCCATGGTGGCGGGGTAACGTCCAGATTTTCCGGGAGGGAAAGTGGTGGGCGACCTAGGAATCGAACCTAGCGTGCGTCTCCGCGAGGGAGTTACAGTCCCCTGCCACACCTTGCGGCCTGTCGCCCACTTTCCAAGGGCCATAGCCCGTGGCGTGGGGGCGTATGTAGGGATCGTGCCGGGGGGCGTCAAGACGAAAATGCCTTGCAGCGGGAGGCAGAGGCGCGCATTGTCGCCCTTCGGTTCAAGAGGTGTCAGATGGCGGCGAAGAAACCCAGGTGGGTGATCGAAAAAGAGCAAGCGAAACGCGAGGGCGCGCGCGAGACCGTGTGGCTTTTCGGGCTTCATGCGGTGCGGGATGCATTGATGAATCCGGCGCGCGAAAAACTGCGCTTGATCGTCACCAAGAACGCCGCCGACAAGCTGTCCGAGGCGATCGCGGAGGGCGGGATCGCGCCCGAGATGGCCGATCCGCGCAAGTTTCCGGCGCCGCTTGACCCGCAATCGGTGCATCAGGGGGCCGCCCTGGAGGTCAAGCCGTTGGACTGGGGGGCTTTGGCCGATCTGGCGCTTGGCGGGGCGGCAGGCGTGCCGCCGCGGATCGTCATGCTGGACCGGGTGACCGACCCGCATAACGTGGGGGCGATCCTGCGCTCGGCGGAGGTGTTCGGGGCCTGTGCCGTGGTCGCCCCGCGCCATCATTCGGCGCCCGAGACCGGGGCGCTTGCCAAGACGGCGAGTGGTGCCTTGGAGCGGCAACCCTATGTGCAGGTGCGCAACCTTGCCGATGCGATCAGGGAATTGCAGGGCATGGGGTATCTGGTGCTGGGCCTTGCGGGGGAGGCCGAACAGACGATTGAAGACGCCTTGGAGGGGCGGCGTGATCGGCCCGTGGCGCTTGTCCTGGGGGCCGAAGGGCCGGGGTTGCGGCAAAAGACGCGCGAGACCTGTGACGCGCTGGTGCGGATCGAGTTCGCGGGGGGTTTTGGCTCGCTCAACGTGTCGAACGCGGCAGCGGTGGCGCTTTATGCGGCGCGGGCGCGCGGGGGCTGATGCCGGGTTTGCCATCAGGGGTTGGAAAATTGCCCGGGCTCAATATCTTTTTCGGAGCAGGAAAAGGCAGGCGGATGGGACCGAAGATTGCCACATGCAGCTATTGCGGCACGCGCGCGGCGCTGATTCTGGATCGGGGGCGGCATGAATTGGTGTGCTCGACCTGTGGTGCGCCGCTGCATGATATGAAGGCCCTGCCGAGGCAGGGGGATAACCCGCGCAAGCCTGCGCCTGCGGGCGCGGCCCCCAGGCGGCCCGGTGCACGGCGGCGGGTCAAGGTGGATTGGGCCGCCGAACGCGCCCATGCCCTTGGTGAGGAACGCACGCGAAAGCCGCGCCGCAAGCCCCGGAAATCATTGGCCTATCGGATATTGGATGACTTATGGGACGGGATCGAGGATATCTTCGATTAGCGGGAATCCGCCGATATCGTGGAGATGTTCACAAGCCTTTTACCAAGGCTTTTTATTTTGAATCGCGTCCCTATCTATTGTTCAGAAACGTCGGAATGGAACACCGGCGTTTCACTTCACTGTCCCTCGTTCCGCGACTGGCGCCCAAGGGTTTCCCTTGGGCGCTTTTTTCTTCCTCGAAGCCTGTCTAGAGTGCCGCCATGAGCCAAGAGTATTCAGACGCGCATCTGCGCAAGATCCTGACCCGCACCAAGCGCATCGCCGTGGTGGGGGTGTCGATGAACGAGGTGCGCCCGAGTTTCTACGTGGCGCGATATCTCAGGCTGAAGGGATTCGAGGTGGTGCCGGTCAATCCGGGCCATGCGGGCAAAACGGCCTTCGGTGCCGAAGTCGTTGCTTCGCTCAGCGATATCGAGGGGGGCGTGGACATGGTGGACATTTTCCGCCGGCCCGAGCACGTGCCGCCCATCGTGGAAGAGGCGTTAGAGTGCTTTCCGAAGCTACAGACCGTCTGGATGCAGATCGGTGTGGTCAACGAAGAGGCGGCCGAGATGGCCCGGGCGCGAGGCGTGGACGTGGTGATGGACCGTTGCCCCAAGATCGAATATCAGCGCCTGTTCGGGGAGTTGCGCATGGGCGGGTTCAATACCGGGGTGATTTCTTCGAAACTGTAAGGGTTTAGGGGCGCTGCCCCTTGGTTGAAAATGGGATTTTCAACCTACCCCGGAGTATTTTGGGAAAGATGAACAGGGGTCAGTCGCTTTGGATGTCTGCCGCGATGCGCATGTCGCGCAGGGGTTTCACGAGTTCGATGGCGCGGGAATAGATCGGGTCGGCCTTGTAGGCGGCAAGGTCGTCTTCATTGTCGAATTCGGCATAGACGACGAAATCCACTTCGGCGCCGGTCAGCCGGTCGGCGTGCATATTGCGGCCCACCTCGAAGTGGCGGGCGTGAGGGATTTGCCCAAGGGTTTCCAGACCTTCGCGGATGCGGTCCAGGTCGGCTTGGTCGCGGGCGGTGAAGAAGACGATGTGGCGGATCATTTCGGGCGCGATGCTTTTTCCTGAAGGCCGGATTGGGTTTGGCGGCGGGCGAGTTCGCCCATGACGTCCTCAAGGCTGACGCCGCGGCTGTGCAGCATGACGAGCAGGTGAAAGACCACATCGGCGGCCTCGGAGGTGAGGG
Above is a genomic segment from Roseovarius bejariae containing:
- a CDS encoding VOC family protein, translating into MAYPFHLAINVRDLDDSREFYSGLMGAVEGRSTDSWVDFDFFGHQLSLHLGEPFATQATGKVGEHMVPMPHFGVVLPLDVWRGVAERLEAAGVDFIIPPSVRFEGEPGEQWTMFFRDPSGNPVEVKGFAEMSGVFDS
- a CDS encoding O-acetylhomoserine aminocarboxypropyltransferase/cysteine synthase family protein, with product MAHGFDTLQIHAGARPDPATGARQVPIYQTTAYVFRDAEHAAALFNLQEVGYIYSRLTNPTVASLQERVATLEGGAGAVCCSSGHAAQIMALFPLMGPGLNVVVSTRLYGGSITQFSQTIKRFGWSATFVDFDDLDAVEAAINEDTRAVFCESIANPGGYITDLDAISAIADKAGLPLIVDNTSATPYLCRPIEHGATLVVHSMTKFLTGNGTVTGGCVVDSGNFDWSASGKFPSLSEPEPAYHGLKFHETFGPLAFTFHGIAVGLRDLGMTLNPQAAHYTLMGIETLSLRMQKHVENAEKVAGWLEKHEAVEGVTYAGLPSSPYHDRVERICPKGAGGLFTVALKGGYDACVKLVDSLELFSHVANLGDTRSLIIHSASTTHRQLSEEQQIAAGAAPNVVRISIGIEDADDIIADLEQALAKATA
- a CDS encoding Dabb family protein, which produces MIRHIVFFTARDQADLDRIREGLETLGQIPHARHFEVGRNMHADRLTGAEVDFVVYAEFDNEDDLAAYKADPIYSRAIELVKPLRDMRIAADIQSD
- the rlmB gene encoding 23S rRNA (guanosine(2251)-2'-O)-methyltransferase RlmB, producing MAAKKPRWVIEKEQAKREGARETVWLFGLHAVRDALMNPAREKLRLIVTKNAADKLSEAIAEGGIAPEMADPRKFPAPLDPQSVHQGAALEVKPLDWGALADLALGGAAGVPPRIVMLDRVTDPHNVGAILRSAEVFGACAVVAPRHHSAPETGALAKTASGALERQPYVQVRNLADAIRELQGMGYLVLGLAGEAEQTIEDALEGRRDRPVALVLGAEGPGLRQKTRETCDALVRIEFAGGFGSLNVSNAAAVALYAARARGG
- a CDS encoding CoA-binding protein; this encodes MSQEYSDAHLRKILTRTKRIAVVGVSMNEVRPSFYVARYLRLKGFEVVPVNPGHAGKTAFGAEVVASLSDIEGGVDMVDIFRRPEHVPPIVEEALECFPKLQTVWMQIGVVNEEAAEMARARGVDVVMDRCPKIEYQRLFGELRMGGFNTGVISSKL
- a CDS encoding DUF3307 domain-containing protein — translated: MSAGFVALLLAHVLADFVFQTKGMVENKRHPGVFALHIGIVFGLSLVALGGVWPVAGAVALAHLGIDGIKTYGVPARWQATFTAFMLDQLAHLMSLVAAVAIWPEALSTGFWAPWLTLLVGPAVVISGLILTVIAGGYAVGLITAPYARAFKAQGLENAGQMIGRLERAVIFLLIAIGQPAGIGFLIAAKSLLRFEATKEQKASEYVIIGTLTSFGWALGMSTATLALLAMVAG
- a CDS encoding MarR family transcriptional regulator; this translates as MQVVILAGMFVVLTGDIVASSDLDVEALEATLDGIAGAAKGVGGWPGVSQWGFARRGGDAWQLAFDAPALGLRAALFINATIRRLDKARMTRIAMAVGAGQMPGNDPNAAHGAGFTASGRLLEALPAGRYLDDAAGGAAAAVARLADHIAQGWTPAQARALTEQLPPGAGTRAEAAARLGISRQAVDQALWAAGFPAIEAALAALEDDK